aatgacgatatttaaactatatattaatcatgtatagatttttggaaattattttgagtcaaatttacttttgttgacttttgcatattagtctcgagcattaggattgtggtacactatgacttgacctaatttgttagacaaatattgaccaacacataaatatatataattaatttaggttggtgaatccgaggccaaccttgcacttgttcaatgacgttatatgtatttttactacgaaatacagtatggtgagtttcatttgcctttttaccctttatatttttgggactgagaatacatgcgcttttataaatgtttgacgaaatagacacaagtaattgaaactacattctatggttgaattatcgaaatcgaatatgcccttttttattaaagtttggtaatctaagaattagggaacagccaccctaattgacgcgaatcctaaagatagatctattgggcctaacaaactccatccaaagtaccggatgctttagtacttcgaaatttatatcatgtccgaaggaggatcccggaatgataggggatattcttatatgtatctagttaatgtcggttaccaggtgttcaccatatgaatgattatttttgtctctatgcatgggacgtatatttatgagaactgaaaatgaaattcttgtggtctattaaaatgatggaaataaatgattatgataaactaatgaactcaccaaccttttggttgacactttaaagcatgtttattctcaggtattaaagaaatcttccgctgtgcatttactcattttaaatatattacctggagtctttcatagtatatttcgaagaacgttgcattcgagtcattgagttcatcaaagattattattaaattaatttatagttggatagtggatattatgaaatggtatgcatgtctgtcaattttcgatgtaaagaaagtttgtcttttaaaaacgaatgcaatgtttgtaaaatgtatcatatagaggtcaaataccccgcaatgtaatcaactattgtgaatcgtttataatgtatatgaacgggtcctttcataattgATGCTACAGATAGATTCTAGAACTTATGTATGAACAAATCAAGCTTACTTCAATCCATAACAACTTTCAGTTTACATATAGGCTTTAGGCTTTGTTCCATAGTTACAGTTCTAAAAGAAAGGGAATTCTGAAAGAAAGAAGTAAACATAATCAAAATTTTAACAAGAGAGGAAAAAAAAGTGAAATGATTACCGTGCTTAATTTTACTTCTTACACTTTCTTCTAAATCGAAAAGATCGAAGTTGTGACGTCGTCCCACCGAGTTCGATTCCTATGGCTACATATTAACCTACAATTTCATCTATGCCATGAAATACCACCCATGACACTTTTCTCACATCGCGTTGGGGGTAAAGGGGAAGGGAGTTTTACCGTCCATGCCTCATATGAAATTAGTGCGGGTTTCCTCTTGGACACGCATGTGATCCCAACTAACTGCTgatgtccaaaaaaaaaaatttcaaaaaggtCCACTTCTTTTTTTTAGCCTGGGTATGCAACTTTTTTTTTTAGCTGACTAACCCCAGGGCAACTAAGCGCTTTACGAGCAGCCCGGAGTCATTGTAGGCGAACCTCCGTGGCCATGAAGAAGAATAACTTTGTGAATGGCAGGAATCGAACATTTGACCCCCACATTGAAAGGTTACCATGTCACCACCACCCTCATGGCTAGATCCACTTACTTCTCTTATATCCCTTTTCACTTCATTTATTTTCAAGAAGACAAAAGGTTGATAGCTACTCTTTAACCCTacttaatattcacatgttaatggAAATGAACATGAGAGGATTATTGTCGTGTATTTTTATTCAACCAATGATTTTAACCACCCAACCCTTTCGCATCCCCACCTCCCCGTTCACACCAACCATCGCAAATGAAATCAAAGAGAGCGAGTGGATTCGTGTTGAAAGAAAACGGAAAACAATTCCAACTGGAAAAAAAGGAAGGATAGCATTACGGAACTTGTTAGAAGGTTTGGTGGATATAACCAATCCACCACTCCATGGCTGTTGCAATCAAAACACCATCCATACGCAACATTTCCAAACAACATACCACTTCCTCAAAAACCCCTCGAAAATCAAAAACGAATAACTTTAATCATGTTCATCAACCATCTGGAACAAAAAACGACTATGACCTCAGGATCTTCTTCAAAAGGTATGGGTCAGTTAGTGACATCTTTGTTCCACCAAACAAACTTCTCAAGAACGGAAAGAAATTCGGCTTCGTTAGATTTGAAGGTCTCATTGATGTGGATTACCTTCTGAAGAGGTTCGATACCATTTACATGAATGGTAATTTGCTTAAGGCATATCGTGCACACTATAGAAAGAAAGCAAATCCAATAAACCGCCGGCCAATAACAGAAATGAAGAGCCTACACCTATTAGTCGAAAAAGAAACGACCAAAAGAAAATTAAGATTCAGAGGCAATAGCTCGATTCATGATGCGGCTTTCAAAAACTCCAGCAATTGTTGAGACAGGGTCGACACTCCAAATAGAAAAGCAAGCGAAAAGAAGATATGGATTCAGAAAGCACATCCACAAGAAAACTTTCGAGTGGTCATTCTCAAGGACGATGAATCAAGTCTTAATACTCTAAGCAAGCCATTATAAGTGAGGTAAATAAACTTGAATTCCTCGAACACTTCCTTCATTTGTGTGCAGCTGAAAATTTGAATAATATAGAAATCAAATGTTTGGGAGGCATGGATATCATGATTATCTTCGAATCCGTTGAGCAAGCCAACGAAGTTATTAGTTCAAACAATCATTACAGTTCACAATTGGCTAAAGAATATTCGTATGTGGGATTATATCCAAAAACCACCGAGTAGTGTGTCTTACGAAGCTTTTTGTGGCAATTGTAATCGGGTTCCATCAACATTCGAAACTTTGGTGTGGCAAGCGCTAGAATGGACATGTGCATTTCTAATTTGGTGAAACCATAATCAAAAAGTTTTTTCAAATTCGTGTTGGAATACTCCGATGGTGTTAATGGAAATACAACTAAAAGCGTTCGAATGGATTTCTAATCGGCTCAAGAACCGGAAGTTGGATTGGCTCAAGTGGATTTCGGATCCATGGTCTTGTCTAGTTTAATTTTGGGATCAGTTGGATTTGTTGCTAACTCTGCAACATAATTGTTTTACTATTACTCTTATATGTCGTGTTTTAGTAGTTAGTTTACATCTATATACTGAGATCGTGTAAATGGGTTTGGGCCCCCCTTATGGGGCCCTTTTCATGTGTATGAAATTCCAGCCTttcgaaagaagaaaaaaaaaagaattattTGGTAGTAGAGTATTAGTTTATATATAAACAAACAAATCATTAATAGACAGACGATATAAAGTGCAGTTTGTTATAGGAGTAATAAATGgtagaggaatattcatttgagtccataaattaagttgagatctaagggatcaatgagagcgcgacatgtgtcgtgaaaatcacatgtgattgaaaaaaaaattcaaaaattttatttcaaaaaaaaaaattttaattttttttttttttaaaattttaaaattttttttttttttttacaatcacatgtgattaaattgtACAATCATACAGGCCTAGATCGTTTGTACAGACAGACTTTTTGGGTGCTAAGATCCAAAGTCGAGAGGGAAACAGCCCAGATCGTACGCTAAGGTCCCTAAGCAATCACTTAGTGGAAAAGGAAGTGATCGAGCGATGACAACCAGGAGGTGGGCTTGGAAGCAGCCATAAAAGAAGACAGCAACAATCTAGCTCCTCGTACTACTTCTCTCAGTAAATACCATTCTCTTAGTTAGGTAGTAAGTAGATAGACGGATTAGTACTTTTACCCAGGGGTAGCCTTCCTTGTCGCCAAAGAAGAATGAGAATTGATAAAGTTTTCTTGGGGTTTTTCGCTTCAATAGCAGAAGCAAAGAGAAGTTCTCCTATCAGCTTAAAAAGGGCTTCCTCAGGTCGACCTTTCTTTAGGTTAAGTGGCGTGTAGTTAATCTCGCTAATATCTCAGATCGGGGGACAACTCTGTCTCCGCTTCTGCTCGTGCACTCGTTAAAGCAAACTCATGGCCTAGTTGGTGATAGCCAACTCTATTATCGAAAAAATAAGGAAAGGGGCGACGATTTGGCACCAGATATCCGGAGGTGTGGAAAGAGCAGCTGTGAGAAGCGGAAAAACCATCAAAAAACGACGATTGTTCGTGGAGGTTTCCACAGAAAGACCCCTTGGTTCTGGCAAACGGATCACAATTACAGGTACCTGGGAGCATACCGATGGAATGAACGAAATACGAACAGTTAACATAATATGGTCATAAAGGATAGAAGCTGGAGACTGGCCTATATTCCTACTAATGTGATCCCCATTACTTCAAATATGTTCTACACTACGATATATTGCTCTGATTCACAATTCTCTTTTTTGAAGCAGATAGTTCACAGTTCTTGTTTTGTTCCTCGGTTGAAAAGAGATATCTTGAGCAATCGGAGAAGCACTTTGATAAACAGATTTGATCTTGACCGACTCAATTAAGGTATTAGTCTTTGTTCTATTAGACAACAAAGATCGCATTTTTTTCACTTCGTTCAAATAAACTGTTCAGAGATGCAGATGAAGCATCATCTTCTGCGGGGCCTTCCGGGCCTTCGAATCCCGGGGCGCTTGTGACCCCAAATACTAGCTTGGAGACATCCCTCCGGGCTAGAATTGGATTtttcatgcataatcacatgtgtttGGGTTTACAAGCACATgtaattgacatgcataatcacatatgattttaaaaaaaaaatttggaaaaaaattttgaaaaaataaattcgaaaaaaaaatatttcgaaaaaaaaatttaaaaaaaaaaaattttcgaattttttttttttcaatcacatgtgaatttcgcgccacatgtcgcgttctcattggtccctttattttcaagcaaatttatagATGCAATTGATTACAACTCATAAATGGTAATTCAGATACAGGGAATTGTTGAGGAAGTTGCAAACTTGATTCTTCTGGATTTCCCCTACATTAATTAAGAATGTTCTCAAGTACTTCTAAACAAGCAGTCATGATTCTTGGATCTGGAAATGCAGACATGCAAAGAGATCACACAGTGATTTATATATACATTCTTGGCTCACCAAGTACCTGGAAATTGGAGCatgcaaattttattttttttaacttcaAGAATTTTATAAAAACACAGGGACACTTTAGCAAGGAACTAGAGCACCCCAAAATTAATTACTTTCTGATATGAACTTTGGGAAGGATACAAGGTTGCAAAAAACAGTAATCAGGAAGTAATCAGTCGGGATCTTGGAGGGAGTATTCAACAAATCAGAGATTAACCGGATGTTGACTAAGTACGAATTTGACCGATTTTGACCGATTAATCTACTTTGACCAATTAATCTCCCATTTTGGTGACCAATTAACAGTGGCGAATCTGGGATCAAATTACAATGGGGTCCTATGAACTTTTTGTAGtactttgtaattttttttttcaaaatatgaCTATCTACTTCAAAATACCACTAATTTCAAAAAATATATGAGGTCCTATTTTTAAATTTAGCGATGTTATGCAAAATTTGAATAGTAACTAAAAATAAGAAATTAAAAAATAGTGGGGTCCTTTGACCCCACCCCCATATATGTAAACTCGCCAATGCCAATTAAATGCTACTTTGACTGATTAATACCTGTTGACGAGGGTTGACCAATTTTTTGACCAATTTTGATTATTTGGATCAGTCCTCTAAAAAAAGGACTATTTTCCGATTAATCAGCAATTAAATCTCATTTTTACAACACCGGAAGGATGTGAAATGAGAAGTGGCATTGGATATTGCTCGAGCACCTTATTtctttaagtattattatcttttTTGTATCTTGTATATATTGAAAAATATAACATTTATAATGGTCCATTTTAATGTCTCGAACAGTGACATAAGATATTGAGACGACACTGATAATTAGAAGCAATAGCAGTGTGTAATTATTAAGCTTAATTATGTAAATCTTACTACACTATAAATATACTTGCTATAAACATGTCACAAAAGGATAAAGAGATTACAAAGATTCAGGCAAACGTATCGGTGTCCAATTTCGCTGAGAAAAGTCTCCTCTGATTGGATCTCGTGAATGCTATCCTCATAACCGTTAGTATAACCAATCATCAGTTGTCAATTAATGTAGCATAATTTATCTGTTTGATAAAACAATTCTTTGATTTGATTTGGACATAATGAACTCAGAACAATCATATAGTCAACATGTTTAGCGATGTACGTTTATCAGATCAAAATAATAGCATATTATATATTGTATGCTTTCATGAGTACCTCATTGCCCATGTTGACAAGAACTTCGTTGAGAGATTCGTGTAAAGGTCATTTCTAGTAGTGTATGCCATATAAGAATCTAACTTTTCCTTTATCTTTCGTTTTGTCAACGATACACGGGCTTCATCCGCATTCTCCTGAAATTCATATATTAacttgttaagtatgttgaaacaTTTGATTCTTGAATTTtacctatatatgtatgtatggttTCAGACCATAAAATAACTGATGACATACAAATTTAGATACGGAAAGGATACAAATTAAACTACGTTAATGTTAATTTAGTATTAAAGGAACACCAAAACAAGAACTATTTCATTATAACCAAACCTGCAATTTTAATGCTTTCTCAAGTTCTTGTAATACCACATCCATCGATGGGCGTCCTTGTCGATCTTCTAGCAGATATGCAATTCGTGAAAACTTTTTCATGGAGTTGGTGTCCATATATTCCTTCAAAATAGGATCAATTATCTGATTTAATGTTTCCTCTCTATAGAAGCTCTGGGCCAGTTGAGGTATTATGGTCATGTAAATCGATCTCCATTCCTACATACTAGTTGAGGTGAGTAGTCAAGATAGTTACTTTGAGGTGATAATAATGAATATCTTATTCAATTAATTTTTCTAAATATCGAATCAATCCGGAACATTATTGATGGATAGGTCCTACATTATTAATGAACATTAGTTGAGGTGAGTAGTTAAGATAGTTACTTTGTTTGAAAAAACAGTTATCAACCCAACCCATATAGACCCGTTTGACCCGTTTATATATATGACCTATTAGACCCATTACCTGTTTCGACTCAAACCCGTTTCGACCCGCTACCCAGCCCGACTTGTTTACCAGTTATAGTCCTACTACACAACCACATCAAAAGAAAAACTTTTAACACAAAACTAAAGCATTGACCATAAATCGAAGACTAACATAACACTACCAAATGCACCAAACCATAAAACAAATACATTAACCATAAACTGAAGACTATAAACTGAAGACTATAAACTGAAGACTAGCACTACCCAAACATACATTTCTCAAACCTAAGTAGCTAGTACATGCACATAATTAATACACATTGCAATTAATCACCAAGTTGTACCACTTACACATGACTAtttcttttataaaataataaatgagATTAAGACTACCATATAGATATATAGCTGGACATAAAAAGGTAACTAATCTAGAAATCACAGCTTCTTAATACATGAATTAAAATTTCTCTAGTTATAAAAGTGGGGAAGGATATGAAATTAGAGTACGTACACTTGATCTGTTCACTATTACCACTGAAATTGGCATTTGATATTGCCCAAGCAGCTTCATCCTTTATGTTAAATTCAGCTGTCTCAATTAGATTCACCAGAGGGGCAATTAACCCATCTTTCATTACAGTCCGATCATAAATAACAATGGGGCCTAATAATCACCGGCCACTTATGTTTCAAGAATCCCACCTTGAATCTAGCaataaatatcatcatcatttatctgAAATAAAAGGGTTTACAGTTAAGATATGTATCGAACTTTGGACCTTTTTACTATTGTGAGTATGGAACTATCACACAATCTATTTATGTAATCAGTATGCGAAAAGGCAATTGGCTTGTTGCAGATGTGTGTCTAGTTGATCTAAGTAATGACCTTCAGTTGTTTAAAATAGGAAACATCACACGAAACTTGAATATTAGTGATTTAGTTCCGCTTCCAACAAATGTGTTTCAACAATCTTAACTGCTTTCTCACATATCACATTCATTGATGATTCATTGATGTCTTGAGTCTGCAAATTCTCAATTTTTTCAAACATTCTGCAATTAACATCGCGAATTTCGTATCCAATCACGCAAGCAAGGAGTTTTATAGCATACAAATTTATAAACGTACAAATTTAATTGATTGCTGAAGCAGATTCAGGTTTAAAGGAAAGAGGGCCAATTAGCCCTGCGTGACATTGATTTGCACAATAAAAGAAATCAGGATTCATTGATCACCAATTGAGAAGATAGCTGGTGATTGAGAGGGATGATTGGTTTTAAGTTATAAACTGAATGAAATCCTTAAACTGGAGCAGGGGAAAGAGAAAGTCGCGATGCTGAtgattaaaattatattttttaaaaatttgtttgtaATATTTTAATCTTAAGCTGCTTGGATGTGGCGTAGTGAAATCGGAGAATAAAATCGATCTTAGGAGAGCAAGGTGAAATTGTTATCGAGTGATCATTGAGGTTGGGAAAGACAAGAGAGTTAGGGTTCTTAATCGATTTTGGGTTAAATTTAATTAATGTCTCGAATTTCTTGGAAAGC
This window of the Rutidosis leptorrhynchoides isolate AG116_Rl617_1_P2 chromosome 7, CSIRO_AGI_Rlap_v1, whole genome shotgun sequence genome carries:
- the LOC139858228 gene encoding uncharacterized protein isoform X3, which translates into the protein MTIIPQLAQSFYREETLNQIIDPILKEYMDTNSMKKFSRIAYLLEDRQGRPSMDVVLQELEKALKLQENADEARVSLTKRKIKEKLDSYMAYTTRNDLYTNLSTKFLSTWAMSIHEIQSEETFLSEIGHRYVCLNLYPRIMTACLEVLENILN
- the LOC139858228 gene encoding uncharacterized protein isoform X1, which codes for MKLLGQYQMPISVVIVNRSSEWRSIYMTIIPQLAQSFYREETLNQIIDPILKEYMDTNSMKKFSRIAYLLEDRQGRPSMDVVLQELEKALKLQENADEARVSLTKRKIKEKLDSYMAYTTRNDLYTNLSTKFLSTWAMSIHEIQSEETFLSEIGHRYVCLNLYPRIMTACLEVLENILN
- the LOC139858228 gene encoding uncharacterized protein isoform X4; the protein is MKLLGQYQMPISVVIVNRSSEYMDTNSMKKFSRIAYLLEDRQGRPSMDVVLQELEKALKLQENADEARVSLTKRKIKEKLDSYMAYTTRNDLYTNLSTKFLSTWAMSIHEIQSEETFLSEIGHRYVCLNLYPRIMTACLEVLENILN
- the LOC139858228 gene encoding uncharacterized protein isoform X2, which codes for MKLLGQYQMPISVVIVNRSSEWRSIYMTIIPQLAQSFYREETLNQIIDPILKEYMDTNSMKKFSRIAYLLEDRQGRPSMDVVLQELEKALKLQENADEARVSLTKRKIKEKLDSYMAYTTRNDLYTNLSTKFLSTWAMSIHEIQSEETFLSEIGHRYVCLNLCTW